A single Amphiura filiformis chromosome 8, Afil_fr2py, whole genome shotgun sequence DNA region contains:
- the LOC140159647 gene encoding uncharacterized protein, producing MKEALYLFFIYETGEAAGQNMTTVATTAACRWIKNQVKHDFVAHEVNVTDIVPETYLSGDKRMSALNALFGRGLSVTARAHIPEDILQTVLKTDSSTMESFVERIRGMAMRQNASTTSVGNVPNLLAAIYAATGQDLGCVPESSQSFLKIRKSSKPGGGIEAQLDMPSLVIGTVGGGTGLPTQEQCLEMMQCTGSKSNFRMAEIIASVCLAGDLSLAAAVATWQHAGAHENLVAIDRKNNNV from the exons atGAAAGAA GCTCTTTACTTGTTCTTCATCTATGAGACAGGGGAAGCTGCGGGACAAAACATGACAACCGTCGCCACAACCGCTGCGTGTCGATGGATCAAAAATCAGGTGAAACACGACTTTGTTGCTCATGAAGTCAATGTCACAGATATTGTCCCCGAGACTTATCTGTCTGGAGACAAAAGGATGTCTGCCTTGAATGCATTATTTGGCCGTGGTTTGTCAGTAACCGCCAGGGCTCACATCCCGGAAGATATCCTCCAAACTGTTTTAAAGACAGACTCCAGTACAATGGAGAGCTTTGTTGAGCGCATCCGAGGAATGGCAATGCGCCAGAATGCTTCTACAACAAGTGTTGGCAATGTCCCGAATCTTCTTGCAGCAATCTATGCTGCTACGGGACAAGATCTTGGATGCGTCCCAGAAAGCTCTCAGTCTTTCTTGAAGATTCGCAAATCATCGAAACCTGGTGGTGGTATCGAAGCGCAACTAGACATGCCTAGTTTGGTTATCGGTACAGTAGGAGGTGGGACAGGGCTACCTACCCAGGAGCAATGTCTGGAAATGATGCAATGCACTGGGTCCAAATCAAACTTCCGGATGGCAGAAATTATTGCTAGTGTCTGCTTGGCTGGAGATCTGTCTCTTGCTGCTGCAGTGGCCACCTGGCAACATGCTGGAGCTCATGAAAACTTGGTCGCAATCGACCGGAAGAATAACAATGTATGA